Proteins encoded by one window of Peptococcaceae bacterium 1198_IL3148:
- a CDS encoding (Fe-S)-binding protein, which yields MAVIEAAKLDPTFTDEVAQKLQSYDLTKCLTCGMCTAGCVYSDVHPDNDPRKFLRKIVLGMRDEVLNDPFVWFCTMCERCTVECPMGINIAAITRTVRGQFGLPLPGFMQQVVDETITSGNQMNVSQEDYLDTLEWIEEELQEELGDPNYKIPMGKKDADFIFGLNAREIKYYPHELQEILKVFYYAGANYTLGRPAKWDATNLALFSGNNHDFWRITKPMLEEVVELNAKELIVTECGHAFKSVRMGYDKFWEGPKFPIRSVVELYADWIRDGVIKVDKNKNPEPATVHDPCNLVRKEGVFEAHRYVMENICADFRDMNPNKKYNYCCGAGGGALAMPEFKEQRIKKGKRKADQIVATGADVVVIPCHNCMDQFTDINKEYFNNKKNMTHISPLVANALVIPGEEEAETEE from the coding sequence ATGGCCGTTATTGAAGCTGCGAAGCTTGACCCTACTTTTACTGATGAGGTTGCCCAAAAACTGCAAAGTTATGACCTCACTAAATGTTTAACTTGTGGTATGTGTACAGCAGGTTGTGTTTACTCTGACGTACACCCTGACAATGACCCCCGCAAGTTTTTGCGCAAAATTGTATTGGGTATGCGTGACGAGGTGTTAAATGACCCGTTTGTATGGTTCTGCACCATGTGCGAACGCTGTACAGTGGAATGCCCAATGGGCATTAACATAGCCGCCATTACAAGAACTGTGCGTGGTCAGTTTGGTTTACCATTACCTGGTTTTATGCAGCAAGTTGTTGATGAAACCATTACCTCTGGTAACCAAATGAACGTTTCCCAGGAAGATTACCTAGATACATTGGAATGGATCGAGGAAGAACTACAGGAAGAGTTGGGAGACCCTAACTATAAAATTCCAATGGGCAAAAAGGATGCGGACTTTATTTTTGGCTTAAACGCCCGGGAAATTAAATATTACCCCCATGAACTGCAAGAAATCTTAAAGGTATTTTACTATGCCGGTGCTAATTACACCTTGGGCAGACCAGCAAAGTGGGATGCCACTAACCTAGCGCTGTTTAGTGGCAATAACCATGACTTCTGGAGAATAACTAAGCCGATGTTGGAAGAAGTGGTGGAGTTAAATGCTAAAGAGTTAATTGTTACCGAGTGTGGTCACGCCTTTAAATCGGTACGCATGGGTTACGATAAGTTCTGGGAAGGTCCTAAATTCCCCATTCGCAGTGTAGTTGAGCTTTATGCCGACTGGATTCGTGACGGGGTAATTAAAGTGGATAAGAATAAAAACCCAGAGCCAGCCACAGTGCATGACCCATGTAACCTGGTGCGTAAAGAGGGTGTATTTGAGGCCCACCGCTATGTAATGGAAAACATTTGTGCTGACTTTAGGGATATGAACCCCAACAAGAAATATAATTACTGCTGTGGTGCCGGTGGTGGTGCGCTGGCGATGCCAGAATTTAAAGAACAACGGATTAAGAAGGGTAAGCGTAAAGCAGACCAGATTGTAGCCACTGGTGCTGATGTGGTGGTAATTCCATGCCACAACTGTATGGACCAGTTCACCGATATCAACAAAGAATACTTTAACAACAAAAAGAACATGACGCACATTTCCCCACTGGTGGCCAATGCATTGGTGATACCAGGGGAAGAAGAGGCAGAAACGGAAGAATAA